CATTGGGAGAAGGCACCGGCTGCCCGGATTGACTTCCGCCTGACATACCGTGAGGAACCTTTTTAAAGACAACCGCAATCCTGGTCAGTTTTTTGGTAAGCCGTTTGCCTGCGTGGAAATAAAACGGCACATCTTTCCAGCGCCAGTTATCCACCAGGAGCTTCATGGCAAAATAGGTTTCGGTACAAGACGTGGGAGCAACGCCGTCCTCTTCTCGATAGGCCACGATTTTCTGGCCGGAGACTTCCCCAGCGTCATATTGTCCTCGAAGGAGTTGTGATCCCAGGTTTCCCATGTCAAACGGTCGGATCGATTTCATGAATTTGACCTTTTCATCCCGCACACTGTCAGATGAAAAATCAACCGGCGGTTCCATGCCTAACAGCGCCGCCAGCTGCAGCATGTGGTTCTGGAACATATCCCTGAGCAGACCAGCCTGTTCAAAATAACCCGCTCGGTGTTCCACCCCGAGCTGCTCTGCAACGGTGATCTGCACATGATCGATATGTTGGCTGTTCCATGCGGGCTCGAAAAACCGGTTTGCGAACCTGAACATCAGAATATTCTGAACGGTCTCCTTGCCCAAATAGTGGTCTATCCGATATATCTGGTCTTCGGAAAGATGTTGCAGAAGCTCGCTGTTCAGGGAATTGGCGCTGTCAAAATCACGACCAAATGGTTTTTCAACGATCACCCGGTGATACGGAGCGTTGTTCTGATATTTTCTGACCAGCTTGTCCCTGGCAAGGCCGGAGACGATGGTTGCATAAAGGCCAGGCGGCGTGGCCAGATGGAATACGAAATTACCGCCGGTGTTGTATTTTTGGACAAGCTCTTCGGCTACCCTTTGCAACTGCTTATACCCGTCATCCAAGTCATACTCTCCGGCGACATAGAAACACCTCATGGCAAAAGATTCGACTTCGGATTCCGGGATGTTTCCATGCGCCTGCCGGAGTGAAGCCTTTACCCTCAGCCTGAATGCAGTGTCGTCCATTTTGGATCGGGCAAACCCGACGACAAAAAACTCCTCCGGCACCCTTTTTGTCCTGAACAGAGAAAAAACGGCCGGTAGCAACTTCCGGTGGGTAAGGTCGCCAGAAGCGCCGAAGATCACATAACCGCAGGGGCCTCCAGCAACGATTTCGCAGGATTCGGCACCGGCCTCACTGATCTCTGAACTCAACTTGATTTCCATTGCAAACCTCTCGATATCAACCCGCTGTCTCCTCGTAATGGATGAAGAGCCCGAGGACGTTTTCATCGCTGCCGGCAGGGTTATCACCCAACAACTGTAACGCTCTCGCCACAATGTTCTCCACCGTGAAACCATGCCGTTCAAAAACGATTTTTCCCGGCCCGGATTCCCCGAACGTATCTACGCCGATTACATCGCCGCCATCGCCAGCCAATTTCCACCACCCGACAGAAGACCCCGCCTCAATAACCAAACTTTTTTTAACGGTAGGAGGAATCACGGACATCTTATAGGCATCATCCTGTTCATTGAAAATTTCGATGGACGGCATTGAGACGGCCCTGGCCTTTATCCCTTGTTTGGCAAGTTGCTTATACGCCTCAACGGCAAGGTGAACTCCCGACCCTGTGTCAATAAGAAGCAGGTCAGGGATTTCCGCACAGTCGAACAGCGTATCCGCTCCTTTTGAAACACCTGCAAACGTTCCGTGTTTTTTCGCGTCGAATATCGGCAGGTTCTGCCGGGTGAGAACCAGCACCGTGGGATTTTTTCTGGCAATTGCCATGTACCAGGCCGCTGCGGTTTCGTTGGCGTCCGCAGGCCGGATGCCCGTCAGGTTCGGTACTGCCCGGGCCGAGATAAGTGGCTCCACCGACTGATGGGTGGGGCCGTCCTCTCCAAAACCGATACTGTCATGGGTAAAGACAAAAATGGCATGCGCGTTCATCAGAGCGGCAAGCCTTATGGCAGGCTTTATATAATTGAAAAAGGCAAAGAAGGTAACCGAGTATGTTATCAAGCCGCCATGCAGGGCAATCCCGTTGGTGATGGCGCCCATGGCGTGTTCCCTGACCCCGTAGTGAATTTTCCGGGCAGCGTGATCCGTTGCCCCGAAATCACCCTGGCCGGAAAGGTAGGTCTCGGTCGAGGGATTAAGATCGGCCGAACCTTCGATACATCCAGGCATGTGCTCCGCGATGACCTGTATGATCTTGCCGGACGAGCTTCGGGTCGCTATTGGCTTCTCGTTCACTGGAAAAACCGGCAATCCGGCCCATAGCTTCTCCTTGATTTTTCCAGCCTGATCCTGTTCATACTGCTCGGCCAGTTCTGGTGATTTTTGTCTATATTCTGCAAACAGTTTCTTCCACTCCGCCCCTTTTCGCTTTCCCTCTTCCTGCAGTCGCTCAAAATGCCAGGCGACTTCCTTTGGGATGTAAAAGCTTTTTTCAGAAGGCCAATCGAAAAACTCTTTGGTTCCCTTAAGAGCTTCTTCACCAAGCGGTTCACCGTGGGCAGCGGCGGTATCTTGTTTTGGCAAGCCAAAACCGATATGGGTCCGCGCCAGAATAAGGCTGGGCTTGTCGGTAGTGTTTTGTGCCTGCTTCATCGCTTCCGTCAGTTTCGCAATATCGTTGCCGTCATCAAACCGCAAGGTATGCCAGCCGTAGGCGTCGAAACGTTGCTGTACATCTTCGGTAAAGGCCACCTTTGTGGGTTCCTGAAGTGAAATATGATTGCTATCGTAGAGGTAGATAAGTTTGCCCAGCTTTAAAGTTCCGGCCAGAGATGCCGCTTCAGAGGTGAGTCCTTCCATCAGATCCCCGTCTGATACAAACGCATAGGTATAGTGATCGACTATATTAATCTCCTCGGTATTGTAGCTGTCAGCAAGAGCCTTTTCCGCGATCGCCATGCCAACCCCCATGGCAAACCCCTGCCCGAGCGGCCCGGTGGTAGCCTCCGCCCCGGGGGTCATGCCGTACTCCGGATGGTCTGGGGTAATGCTGCCGGCTTGTCTGAACTTTTTTAAGTCTTCAAGTGTCAAGCCATATCCGAAAAGATGTAGGACCGAATACAAAAGTGCGGAACCATGCCCGGCGGACAGCAAAAACCTGTTCCGATTGAGCCATTTCGGGTTCAGGGGGTTATGATGCATAATTCGTGAATACAGCGCATACACCATAGCGGCCCCGCCCAGAGGCAGGCCGGGATGCCCTGACCTTGTATTTTCTACCATATCCAGAGAAAGCATCCTCAA
This portion of the Desulfobacterales bacterium genome encodes:
- the zwf gene encoding glucose-6-phosphate dehydrogenase, whose protein sequence is MEIKLSSEISEAGAESCEIVAGGPCGYVIFGASGDLTHRKLLPAVFSLFRTKRVPEEFFVVGFARSKMDDTAFRLRVKASLRQAHGNIPESEVESFAMRCFYVAGEYDLDDGYKQLQRVAEELVQKYNTGGNFVFHLATPPGLYATIVSGLARDKLVRKYQNNAPYHRVIVEKPFGRDFDSANSLNSELLQHLSEDQIYRIDHYLGKETVQNILMFRFANRFFEPAWNSQHIDHVQITVAEQLGVEHRAGYFEQAGLLRDMFQNHMLQLAALLGMEPPVDFSSDSVRDEKVKFMKSIRPFDMGNLGSQLLRGQYDAGEVSGQKIVAYREEDGVAPTSCTETYFAMKLLVDNWRWKDVPFYFHAGKRLTKKLTRIAVVFKKVPHGMSGGSQSGQPVPSPNALVFDIQPQQGVSLLFQAKVPGAKMCLAPLRMELDYRETFGAKMDEDYSTLILDCILGKQTLYWRKDGVETSWRLLTPVLQKWEEASQAEKDRILKGYAAGTWGPSAANRFIEQDGRAWLVS
- the tkt gene encoding transketolase; the encoded protein is MDELSINTLRMLSLDMVENTRSGHPGLPLGGAAMVYALYSRIMHHNPLNPKWLNRNRFLLSAGHGSALLYSVLHLFGYGLTLEDLKKFRQAGSITPDHPEYGMTPGAEATTGPLGQGFAMGVGMAIAEKALADSYNTEEINIVDHYTYAFVSDGDLMEGLTSEAASLAGTLKLGKLIYLYDSNHISLQEPTKVAFTEDVQQRFDAYGWHTLRFDDGNDIAKLTEAMKQAQNTTDKPSLILARTHIGFGLPKQDTAAAHGEPLGEEALKGTKEFFDWPSEKSFYIPKEVAWHFERLQEEGKRKGAEWKKLFAEYRQKSPELAEQYEQDQAGKIKEKLWAGLPVFPVNEKPIATRSSSGKIIQVIAEHMPGCIEGSADLNPSTETYLSGQGDFGATDHAARKIHYGVREHAMGAITNGIALHGGLITYSVTFFAFFNYIKPAIRLAALMNAHAIFVFTHDSIGFGEDGPTHQSVEPLISARAVPNLTGIRPADANETAAAWYMAIARKNPTVLVLTRQNLPIFDAKKHGTFAGVSKGADTLFDCAEIPDLLLIDTGSGVHLAVEAYKQLAKQGIKARAVSMPSIEIFNEQDDAYKMSVIPPTVKKSLVIEAGSSVGWWKLAGDGGDVIGVDTFGESGPGKIVFERHGFTVENIVARALQLLGDNPAGSDENVLGLFIHYEETAG